Proteins encoded by one window of Brasilonema sennae CENA114:
- a CDS encoding DUF2808 domain-containing protein yields the protein MKRTLISTAVCSVATAASIFTGYANAKTDNNKVANLENYMQLPPAGWQLVKQTFQIHVPKNGKALSELIIDAPSTVAVSNDIDILDDKGQKIKINISVNNRRIIIDFPKPVTSSTTKLQVNLNKVQQPTLGSTSVYYLSVKVVGSDVEIPIGVAQFAHSN from the coding sequence ATGAAAAGAACACTGATTTCTACTGCTGTATGTAGTGTTGCTACCGCAGCTTCAATTTTTACTGGCTATGCAAATGCCAAAACAGATAATAATAAGGTTGCTAATCTTGAAAATTACATGCAATTACCTCCTGCTGGTTGGCAGCTTGTTAAACAAACTTTTCAGATACACGTTCCCAAAAATGGTAAAGCCCTTTCCGAGTTAATTATTGACGCACCATCCACAGTAGCTGTAAGTAATGATATTGATATATTGGATGATAAGGGTCAAAAAATTAAAATTAATATTTCTGTAAATAATAGAAGAATCATTATAGATTTTCCTAAACCAGTTACTTCTAGCACTACTAAATTGCAAGTAAATCTTAACAAAGTACAACAACCAACTCTTGGTTCTACCTCTGTTTACTATCTTTCGGTTAAAGTCGTTGGTAGTGACGTAGAGATTCCCATAGGTGTCGCTCAATTTGCACATTCTAATTAA